CTCCACGGCAGGGATCCCACGCCCGCGTCGGCGCAGAGGGGCAGCATCTCGCGCTCCTCCTCGCGGTTGACGAGGTTGTAGTGGTCCTGCATGGTGACGAACGGCGCCCAGCCGTTCGCGCGCTGCAGGTGCAGCGCCTTCGAGAACCGCCAGGCGTCCATCGACGAGGCGCCGAGGTAGCGCACCTTGCCGGCCTTCACGAGGTCGTGCAGCGCCTCGAGCGTCTCCTCGAGCGGCGTCGCCGGGTCGAAGCGGTGGATCTGGTACAGGTCCACGTAGTCGGTCCCGAGCCGGCGGAGGCTCTCGTCGATCTGCCACATGATGTGCTTCCGCGACAGCCCGCGCGAGTTCGGCCCCTCTCCCATGGCGCCGTGCACCTTGGTGGCGATGACCACCTCCTCGCGCGTCGTCATCGCCTTGAGGGCGCGGCCCGTGATCTCCTCGCTCGACCCGTCGGAGTACACGTTCGCGGTGTCGAAGAACGTGATCCCGAGCTCGACCGCGCGGCGGATCAGCGGGATCGAGTCCTCCTCGGAGAGCGTCCACGCGTGGTTGCCGCGCGTCGGCTCGCCGTAGCTCATGCAGCCGAGGGCGATGGCCGAGACCTCGGTGCCCGTGCTGCCCAGGCGGACGTACCTCATGACGGGTGCCCCGCGACCGGGTCGTCGCCCGTGGTGGCCGGGGCGTGGTCGCGCCAGGTGTGCTCGGGCTCGTAGCCGAGGATCCGGCGCGCCTTGTCGATGGACAGCAGCGTCTCGTGCTCGCCCAGCTCCTTGGTGACCTCGACGCCGGGGAACACCTCGGCGGCGAGCTCGGCCGACGAGCGGCTCATCACGGTGTCGGCGTTCGCGACGATGAAGCGGTCGAAGCCGCGCCCGTCGTGCTCGAGCGCCTTGCGGACGGCCTGCGCGCCGTCGCGGCCGTCGATGTAGCCCCACAGGTTCCACTTGCGCGCGAGCGCGTCGTCGTCGAAGCCCGGGAATCCCTCGTAGTCGTCCACGTCCATGACGTTGGAGAAGCGGAGCGCGGTGACCTGCAGCTCGGGATCCCAGCGGCACAGCTCGATCGCCATCTGCTCCTCGAGGTGCTTCACGAGCGAGTAGGTGCTGTTCGGCTGCGCGGGGTACTCCTCGTCGACCGGGATGTAGGGCGGCGGCACGTCGAACGGCAGGCCGAGCACGGTCTCGCTCGAGGCGTAGACGATCTTCGTGATCCCCGCCCGGCGCGCGGCCTGGAAGACGTTGAAGCTCGTGAGCATGTTGTTGTGGAACGTGGCCACGTCGCTCAGGATCGCGGGGGCCGGGATCGCGGCGAGGTGCACGATCGCGTCGAACCCGTCGTGCAGGTCCTGGACGCCGAACAGCGCGTCGACCACCTGCCCGTAGTCGGTGGTGTCGACGCGGACGTAGCCGGATCCGCGCTCCCCCACCTGGTCGATGTTGGTGACTTCGTGTCCGTGGGCGCGCAGGTCGGCCACGACGTGGCGGCCGAGCTTCCCCGAGCCTCCGGTGACGGCAATTCTCATCAGCGAGCATCTCCTTCGTGGGGCGGTTCCGCCCCTCGTCCATCCTGGCCCGCGGCCGGGAGGGGTGACAGCGGCACCCGGCGGACCCGCAGCCCGCGCGCACGACGACGGCCCGCCGCCCCCTCTCGGGGACGACGGGCCGTCGTGGTGGTGCGGGCTGCGCTACTCGCTCGTGATGGCGAGGTCCGGCGTGCCGGTCCCGGTGCCGATGCCGGCCGCGACCGAGATGCCCTCGCGCTGCGTCGTGACGAACGTGAACCGGCCGTCCACGTAGTCGACGTGCACGTGGTCGCCCGCGTTGAGGTCGCCCTGCAGGATGCGCTCCGACAGGCGGTCCTCGATCTCGTGCTGCACCGCGCGGCGGAGGGGCCGGGCGCCGAGCGACGGGTCGAAGCCGACCTCGATGAGGCGCTCCTTCGCAGCGGTCTCGAGCGTGATCGTGAGGTCGCGGTCCATCATGCGGTCCGACAGGCGCTTCACGAACAGGTCGACGATCTGGAGCAGCTCGGGCTTCGACAGCTGCGGGAAGACGATGGTGTCGTCCACGCGGTTGAGGAACTCGGGCTTGAAGTTCTTCTTCAGCTCCTCGCTGACCTTGCCCTTCATGCGCTCGTAGGAGTTCGCGGCGTTGTTCTCGACCTGGAACCCGACCGGGGCACCCGTGATGTCCTTGGTGCCGAGGTTGGTGGTCATGATGATGACCGTGTTCTTGAAGTCGACCACGCGGCCCTGGCCATCCGTCAGGCGTCCCTCCTCCAGGATCTGGAGGAGCGAGTTGAAGATATCCGGGTGGGCCTTCTCGATCTCGTCGAAGAGCACCACGGAGAACGGCTTGCGGCGGACCTTCTCGGTGAGCTGGCCGCCCTCCTCGAAGCCGACGAATCCGGGAGGGGCGCCGAAGAGGCGGCTCACGGTGTGCTTCTCGCCGTACTCGCTCATGTCGAGCGAGATGAGGGCGTCCTCGTCGTCGAACAGGAACTCCGCCAGGGCCTTCGCGAGCTCCGTCTTGCCGACGCCCGTGGGGCCGGCGAAGATGAACGATCCCGAGGGACGGCGCGGGTCCTTGAGCCCGGCGCGCGTGCGGCGGATGGTCTTGGACAGGGCCGAGATGGCCTCCTCCTGGCCGATGACCCGCTGGTGCAGGGCCTTCTCCATGAAGACGAGGCGCGAGGACTCCTCCTCCGTGAGCTTGAAGACCGGGATGCCCGTGGCCTGCGCCAGCACCTCGGCGATCAGGCCCTCGTCGACCTCGGCGGTGGTGCGGACGTCGCCCGAGCGCCACTGCTTCTCGAGGCGGAGGCGCTCGCCGAGGAGGTTCTTCTCCTCGTCGCGCAGGCTCGCGGCCTTCTCGAAGTCCTGGTCCTCGATGGCGGTCTCCTTGGCCACGCGGACCGTGGAGATGCGCTCGTCGAACTCGCGCAGCTCCGGCGGCGCGGACAGGATCGAGAGGCGCAGGCGCGCGCCGGCCTCGTCGATCAGGTCGATGGCCTTGTCCGGGAGGAACCGGTCGGCGATGTAGCGGTCCGCGAGGTTCGCCGCGGACACGATGGCGCCGTCGGTGATGGACACCTTGTGGAACGCCTCGTACCGGTCACGCAGGCCCTTGAGGATGTTGATGGTGTGGGGCAGCGAGGGCTCCTGCACCTGGATGGGCTGGAAGCGGCGCTCGAGGGCCGCGTCCTTCTCGAAGTGCTTGCGGTACTCGTCGAGCGTGGTGGCGCCGATGGTCTGCAGCTCGCCGCGCGCGAGGAGCGGCTTGAGGATGCTGGCCGCGTCGATCGCGCCCTCGGCGGCACCCGCGCCGACGAGCGTGTGGATCTCGTCGATGAAGGTGATGATGTCGCCGCGCGTGCGGATCTCCTTGGTGACCTTCTTCAGGCGCTCCTCGAAGTCGCCGCGGTAGCGGGACCCGGCGATCAGCGAGCCGAGGTCGAGCGTGTAGAGCTGCTTGTCCTTCAGCGTCTCCGGGACGTCGCCCTTGACGATGGCCTGCGCCAGGCCCTCGACGACGGCGGTCTTGCCGACGCCGGGCTCGCCGATGAGGACGGGGTTGTTCTTGGAGCGGCGCGACAGGATCTGCATCACGCGCTCGATCTCCTTCTCGCGCCCGATGACGGGGTCGAGCTTGCCGTCGCGCGCGGCCTGCGTGAGGTTGCGCCCGAACTGGTCGAGGACCGTGGAGCCCGCCTGCTGGCTCTGCTGCGCCTCGCCGCCGACGGCGACCGCCTCCTTGCCCTGGTAGCCGGACAGGAGCTGGATGACCTGCTGGCGCACGCGGTTGAGGTCGGCGCCGAGCTTGACGAGCACCTGGGCGGCGACGCCCTCGCCCTCGCGGATCAGGCCGAGGAGGATGTGCTCGGTGCCGATGTAGTTGTGGCCGAGCTGGAGGGCCTCGCGGAGCGACAGCTCCAGGACCTTCTTGGCGCGCGGCGTGAACGGGATGTGCCCTGTGGGCTGCTGCTGGCCCTGGCCGATGATGTCCTGGACCTGTTCGCGGACGGCATCGAGGGAGATGCCGAGCGACTCCAGGGCCTTGGCGGCCACGCCTTCGCCCTCGTGGATGAGGCCGAGCAGGATGTGCTCGGTCCCGATGTAGTTGTGGTTGAGCATCTTGGCCTCTTCTTGGGCCAGGACGACGACGCGACGAGCGCGGTCGGTGAATCTCTCGAACATCTGTATCTCCCTGGGCACCGGGGCAGGGGGCCGGCGCCGATATGTAGAGAGTAACGACGGGTCCGAGGAGTGCATGCCCCTGTTCGCCGTGGGCGTGACGCGATGCGGCGAACGGCGGATCCGGGCCGGGAGCGGCCGGGGAAGGCGCTCCGCGCTAGCGGTCGGCCTCGGGCGCGGGCACGCCCATGCGGGCGCGCTCCTTCGCCTCGATGGCGGCGTACGCCTTGCGCTCCTGCTTGTCCGCCTGGATGACGGCTCGCATGATGAACCAGAAGATCAGGCCCACGCCGAGCGTGGGGAGGATCGACCAGATCGCGCTCGCCCAGAAGTCATCCATGCGAGAAGGATACGCCGCGCTCTAGGTGAGGATGCCGTAGACGCCCTGGCCGATCATGACGACGGCGATGCCGCCCACGATGATCCAGAGGGCGTAGCGCGCGGTGGTGGGCTTCTTCGGGTTCGAGCCGTCGGGGCCTAATGGCATGGTCGCCTACTTCACTAGGGGGAACAGGATGGTCTCGCGGATGCCGAGACCGGTGATGGCCATGAGGAGTCGGTCGACCCCCATGCCCATGCCGCCCGAGGGCGGCATGCCGTGCTCGAGGGCACGGAGGAACTCCTCGTCGAGCGGCATGGCCTCGTCGTCGCCGCGCGCCGACTGGCGCGCCTGGTCGACGAAGCGCTCGCGCTGCACGACGGGGTCCACGAGCTCGGAGTAGCCGGTGGCCAGCTCGAAGCCGCGGATGTAGAGGTCCCACTTCTCGACGACGCCCTCGACGGAGCGGTGCGCGCGCGTGAGCGGGGAGGTCTCGACGGGGAAGTCGAGCACGAAGGTGGGGCGCTCGAGGCCGCCCTTCACGAAGTGCTCCCAGAGCTCCTCGACGAGCTTGCCGTGCGTGCTCAGCGGCACGACGACGCCCTCGCGGTCGGCGATGGCCTGGAGCTCGTCGACCGTCGTGGCGGGCGTGACCTCGACGCCCGCGGCCTCGCTCAGCGAGCCGTACATGGAGATCCGGTCCCACTCGCCGCCGAGGTCGTACTCCGTGCCGTCGGCCCACGTGACGACGTGGCTCCCGGCGACGGCCATGGCCGCGTCCTGCACGAGCGTCTGGGTGAGCTCGGCGATGGAGGTGTAGTCGCCGTAGGCCTCGTACGCCTCGAGCATCGCGAACTCGGGGCTGTGCGTCGAGTCGGCGCCCTCGTTGCGGAAGTTGCGGTTGATCTCGAAGACGCGGTCGATGCCGCCGACGACCGCGCGCTTGAGGTACAGCTCGGGCGCGATCCGGAGGTACATCTCCGTGTCGAACGCGTTCGAGTGCGTGACGAACGGGCGGGCGGACGCGCCGCCGTGCATCACCTGCAGCATGGGCGTCTCGACCTCGACGTAGCCGCGCTGGCGGAACGTCTCGCGCATGGAGGCGTTGACCTTCGCGCGGTCGAGGACGTTCTTGCGCGCCTGGTCGCGCACGATGAGGTCGAGGTAGCGGCTGCGGACGCGGGTCTCGTCCGAGAGCTCGGAGTGGAGGTTCGGCAGGGGCAGCAGGGCCTTCGAGGCGATGCGCCACTCGCTCGCCATGATCGACAGCTCGCCCTTGCGGCTCGCGATGACGCGACCCGCGACGAAGACGTGGTCGCCCAGGTCGACGAGCTCCTTCCACGCGGCGAGGGCCTCCTCGCCGACCTCGGCCAGCGAGATCATGGCCTGGATGCGCGTGCCGTCGCCGGCCTGGAGCGTGGCGAAGCAGAGCTTGCCGGTGTTGCGGAAGTGGACGACGCGGCCCGCGATGCCGACGACGTGGTCGGTCTCCTCGCCGGGCTCGAGGTGGCCGAACCCCGCGCGGACCGCGGGGATCGTGGTCGTGACGGGCACCTGCACCGGGTACGCGCCCTCGCCCGGACCGCCCTCGGCGTTGAGGCGGGCGCGCTTGGCGAGGCGCACGGCCTTCTGCTCGGCGACGTCCTCCGCGGATCCCTCCACGGCGGGAGCGGGGGCGGTCTCGGGCGTCGCGGGCGTTCCGGGGCTGTCGGTCATGTGCGGGCGGATCCTCGCGGGTCGTGGGGTTCTCATCGGCCGAGCGGCCTCCCGTCGATTCTCGCAGGTGCGGGCGGGGCCGGGGCACGCCGACCGACTCGCGGCCGGGTCAGGCGATGACGACGGTCTCGTTGTCGATGAGGCGCGTGCTTCCGACACGGGCCGCGACCACGGCGAGCGCGACGCCCGTGAAGCCGTCGTCCACGGACTCGAACGTGGTCGGATCCACCACATGGAAGTAGTCGAGGGACACGGCGGGCTCGCCCATCACCACGGACTGGGCCGCGGCGATGACGGCGTCGATGCCGCGGGACCCGGCGCTCTGGGCGGCCTCGAGGGCGGCGGGGATGACGCGCGCGGCGCGGCGCTCGCGGTCGTCGAGGTAGCGGTTGCGGCTGGAGAGGGCGAGTCCGTCGGGCTCGCGCACCGTCTCGAGGTCCTCGATGCGGACGGGCAGGTCGAGGTCGCGCACCATGCGGCGGACGAGGTGCAGCTGCTGGGCGTCCTTGCGGCCGAAGGTGGCGACGTCGGGCGCGACGATGTGGAGGAGCTTCGCCACCACGGTGAGCATGCCGTCGAAGTGGCCGGGGCGGGAGCGGCCCTCGAGCGTGAGGGCGACGGATCCGCCGGTGACGCGGACGCGCGCGGGGCCGTCCGGGTACATCTCGGCCGCGGAGGGCGCGAAGACGAGGTCGACGCCGGTCTCCGCGAGCGCGGCGACGTCGGCGTCGAGCGTGCGCGGGTAGGCGTCGAGGTCCTCGCCCGCGCCGAACTGCAGCGGGTTGACGAAGATCGACACGACCACGAGGGATCCGAGCTGGCGGGCGCGGCGGGCGTGCGCCAGGTGGCCCTCGTGCAGCGCGCCCATGGTGGGGACGAGGACGACGACGGGCGCCTCCCCCGCGGCGGTGCGCGCGGCCCGGTGGTCGCGGACGCGGGCGCGCAGCTCGGCGATGCCGGTGACGACGGTGGGCGTGGGGATCGTCATGCCGTGGTGCTCCTCGGGTGCTCGGGACGCGGACGCACCAGGTTAGTGCGGCGCGGGGCCCTCGTCCGTCGGCAGCGGCACGTCGCCCGTCGTGAGGCGCGCGCCTCCGGCCGGGGAGGAGCGGCGGAGCGCGTCGTCGACGGCCGAGCGGATCAGCGGGCCGAGCACGCGGCCCGGCTCCTCGACGCCGATGCCCGCGAGGAGGCCCGCCGCCTGGTCGACGATGGCGGTGGAGAACGTGGTCGCGGTGGAGATCGCCTCGGCGTACGCCGGGCGGTCGCGCTCCTCCACGACGACGGGCTCGCCGCCCATCTCCACGACGAGCACCTGCGCGATGGGGAGCACGGGCGCGGGCGCGGTGACGGCGAACCAGCTGTCGGCCATCCGGCTCAAGTCCATGCTCGTGCCGGTGAACGACATCGCCGGGTGGATGGCGAGCGGGATGATGCCGGACGCGAAGGCGGGGGCGAGGACCTGGATCCCGTGCGCCGCCGACGTGTGCACGACGAGCTGGCCGGCCTGCCACGCGCCCGTGGCGGCGAGGCCCGCGACGAGCCCGGGCAGCTCGGCGTCGGGGACGGCGAGGATCACGAGCTCGCTCCGCTCGACGAGGTCGGGGATCTCGAGGACCGGGACGCCCGGCAGCATGGCCTCGGCGCGCTCGCGGCTGGCGGCGGAGACCGCCGAGATGCCGGTGATCGCGTGGCCGGCGCCCGCGAGCGCGGCGCCGAGGACGGGGCCGACGCGACCCGCGCCGACGATGCCCACGCCGAGGCGGCCGGAGCGCTGGGACGGGGCGGTCATGCGGGGTCCTCGGGGGTGGAGCGGTGGCGCGGGGCGGGCGGGGTCGGCGGCGGGGGCGGCCAGTCAGCGGGATCGGCCGGGACGTCGGACGCGGGGGTCGGAGCCGCACCGGGCGCGGACGGCGCGGACGCGGCGGCCGGCGCGGACGGCGCGGCCTCCGAGGGCTCGGCCGGCGCGGGCGGCGCGGCCTCCGAGGGCTCGGCCGTCGCGGACGCGGCCGCGGATCCCGGCGCCGGCCAGCTCGCGGCCTCGGCGCCCCAGCG
The genomic region above belongs to Clavibacter phaseoli and contains:
- a CDS encoding ATP-dependent Clp protease ATP-binding subunit, encoding MFERFTDRARRVVVLAQEEAKMLNHNYIGTEHILLGLIHEGEGVAAKALESLGISLDAVREQVQDIIGQGQQQPTGHIPFTPRAKKVLELSLREALQLGHNYIGTEHILLGLIREGEGVAAQVLVKLGADLNRVRQQVIQLLSGYQGKEAVAVGGEAQQSQQAGSTVLDQFGRNLTQAARDGKLDPVIGREKEIERVMQILSRRSKNNPVLIGEPGVGKTAVVEGLAQAIVKGDVPETLKDKQLYTLDLGSLIAGSRYRGDFEERLKKVTKEIRTRGDIITFIDEIHTLVGAGAAEGAIDAASILKPLLARGELQTIGATTLDEYRKHFEKDAALERRFQPIQVQEPSLPHTINILKGLRDRYEAFHKVSITDGAIVSAANLADRYIADRFLPDKAIDLIDEAGARLRLSILSAPPELREFDERISTVRVAKETAIEDQDFEKAASLRDEEKNLLGERLRLEKQWRSGDVRTTAEVDEGLIAEVLAQATGIPVFKLTEEESSRLVFMEKALHQRVIGQEEAISALSKTIRRTRAGLKDPRRPSGSFIFAGPTGVGKTELAKALAEFLFDDEDALISLDMSEYGEKHTVSRLFGAPPGFVGFEEGGQLTEKVRRKPFSVVLFDEIEKAHPDIFNSLLQILEEGRLTDGQGRVVDFKNTVIIMTTNLGTKDITGAPVGFQVENNAANSYERMKGKVSEELKKNFKPEFLNRVDDTIVFPQLSKPELLQIVDLFVKRLSDRMMDRDLTITLETAAKERLIEVGFDPSLGARPLRRAVQHEIEDRLSERILQGDLNAGDHVHVDYVDGRFTFVTTQREGISVAAGIGTGTGTPDLAITSE
- the lysS gene encoding lysine--tRNA ligase, which encodes MTDSPGTPATPETAPAPAVEGSAEDVAEQKAVRLAKRARLNAEGGPGEGAYPVQVPVTTTIPAVRAGFGHLEPGEETDHVVGIAGRVVHFRNTGKLCFATLQAGDGTRIQAMISLAEVGEEALAAWKELVDLGDHVFVAGRVIASRKGELSIMASEWRIASKALLPLPNLHSELSDETRVRSRYLDLIVRDQARKNVLDRAKVNASMRETFRQRGYVEVETPMLQVMHGGASARPFVTHSNAFDTEMYLRIAPELYLKRAVVGGIDRVFEINRNFRNEGADSTHSPEFAMLEAYEAYGDYTSIAELTQTLVQDAAMAVAGSHVVTWADGTEYDLGGEWDRISMYGSLSEAAGVEVTPATTVDELQAIADREGVVVPLSTHGKLVEELWEHFVKGGLERPTFVLDFPVETSPLTRAHRSVEGVVEKWDLYIRGFELATGYSELVDPVVQRERFVDQARQSARGDDEAMPLDEEFLRALEHGMPPSGGMGMGVDRLLMAITGLGIRETILFPLVK
- a CDS encoding Rossmann-like and DUF2520 domain-containing protein — its product is MTAPSQRSGRLGVGIVGAGRVGPVLGAALAGAGHAITGISAVSAASRERAEAMLPGVPVLEIPDLVERSELVILAVPDAELPGLVAGLAATGAWQAGQLVVHTSAAHGIQVLAPAFASGIIPLAIHPAMSFTGTSMDLSRMADSWFAVTAPAPVLPIAQVLVVEMGGEPVVVEERDRPAYAEAISTATTFSTAIVDQAAGLLAGIGVEEPGRVLGPLIRSAVDDALRRSSPAGGARLTTGDVPLPTDEGPAPH
- the panC gene encoding pantoate--beta-alanine ligase; the protein is MTIPTPTVVTGIAELRARVRDHRAARTAAGEAPVVVLVPTMGALHEGHLAHARRARQLGSLVVVSIFVNPLQFGAGEDLDAYPRTLDADVAALAETGVDLVFAPSAAEMYPDGPARVRVTGGSVALTLEGRSRPGHFDGMLTVVAKLLHIVAPDVATFGRKDAQQLHLVRRMVRDLDLPVRIEDLETVREPDGLALSSRNRYLDDRERRAARVIPAALEAAQSAGSRGIDAVIAAAQSVVMGEPAVSLDYFHVVDPTTFESVDDGFTGVALAVVAARVGSTRLIDNETVVIA
- a CDS encoding NAD-dependent epimerase/dehydratase family protein translates to MRIAVTGGSGKLGRHVVADLRAHGHEVTNIDQVGERGSGYVRVDTTDYGQVVDALFGVQDLHDGFDAIVHLAAIPAPAILSDVATFHNNMLTSFNVFQAARRAGITKIVYASSETVLGLPFDVPPPYIPVDEEYPAQPNSTYSLVKHLEEQMAIELCRWDPELQVTALRFSNVMDVDDYEGFPGFDDDALARKWNLWGYIDGRDGAQAVRKALEHDGRGFDRFIVANADTVMSRSSAELAAEVFPGVEVTKELGEHETLLSIDKARRILGYEPEHTWRDHAPATTGDDPVAGHPS
- a CDS encoding aldo/keto reductase — protein: MRYVRLGSTGTEVSAIALGCMSYGEPTRGNHAWTLSEEDSIPLIRRAVELGITFFDTANVYSDGSSEEITGRALKAMTTREEVVIATKVHGAMGEGPNSRGLSRKHIMWQIDESLRRLGTDYVDLYQIHRFDPATPLEETLEALHDLVKAGKVRYLGASSMDAWRFSKALHLQRANGWAPFVTMQDHYNLVNREEEREMLPLCADAGVGSLPWSPLARGRLTRDWDASTARSETDEFGKTLYAAQEDSDRRVAAAVAEVAEARGVPRAQVALAWVSRNPVVTAPIVGGTKASHIEDAVASLDLELTDGEVARLEEHYVPHAVVGY